In Sphaeramia orbicularis chromosome 5, fSphaOr1.1, whole genome shotgun sequence, a genomic segment contains:
- the LOC115419032 gene encoding cytokine-like protein 1 yields MRLGLAALLCFFSLSWPSECAPPTCYSRALGLSKEIMTLLDKIHTYHRTKPCAEILPTIFLDVHNSCVTAKLRDFLYVVLNHPNQYCKDRPRMVLLKRKIQNLYTIITRICYRDLVFFTDDCVAIDTGHSSPHYAEDRLQLLQEER; encoded by the exons ATGAGGCTGGGACTCGCCGCTCTCCTGTGTTTCTTCAGCCTGTCGTGGCCGTCGGAGTGCGCGCCTCCGACCTGCTACTCCAGAGCGCTCGGCCTCAGCAAGGAAATCATGACTCTGCTGGATAAAATACACACTTACCATCGCACG AAACCATGTGCTGAGATTCTGCCTACGATCTTCCTAGATGTGCAT AACTCATGCGTCACTGCCAAGCTCCGTGACTTTCTGTATGTGGTACTGAACCATCCAAACCAGTACTGCAAGGACCGTCCCAGAATGGTGCTGCTGAAACGTAAAATCCAGAACTTGTACACCATCATCACCAGAATTTGTTACCGG GACCTGGTGTTTTTCACAGACGACTGTGTGGCCATTGATACTGGACACAGCAGCCCACACTATGCAGAGGACAGGCTGCAGCTTCTGCAAGAAGAGAGATGA